The following proteins are encoded in a genomic region of Sorangiineae bacterium MSr12523:
- a CDS encoding RNA polymerase sigma factor, producing the protein MTGSGPTRAEVTDEALMIRYQRGDGTAFAQLVRRHQTALYNFAFRQLGGATQAAEDVVQDAFVRVVQNAADFKHEARFTTWLYTIARNLCIDQMRKRALRRHPSLDEARSGDAQGDGEGPTLGEQTADARANVERDAGGTEIKQRIAKAVEGLPDDQREVFLMRELANLPFKEIAEITGVPENTVKSRMRYALERLQDALSEYEEYARALR; encoded by the coding sequence GTGACCGGCTCTGGCCCTACCCGCGCCGAGGTGACCGACGAGGCTCTGATGATCCGCTACCAGCGCGGGGATGGGACGGCCTTCGCCCAACTCGTGCGGCGGCACCAAACGGCGCTCTACAACTTTGCCTTTCGGCAACTAGGGGGCGCGACGCAGGCCGCCGAGGACGTGGTGCAAGACGCCTTCGTCCGGGTGGTGCAAAACGCGGCCGACTTCAAACACGAGGCTCGGTTCACCACCTGGCTCTACACGATCGCGCGCAACCTCTGCATCGACCAGATGCGAAAGCGGGCGTTGCGAAGGCACCCCTCTCTGGATGAGGCACGAAGCGGTGACGCGCAAGGCGATGGCGAGGGTCCCACATTGGGAGAGCAGACCGCGGATGCCCGAGCCAATGTGGAGCGGGACGCCGGCGGGACGGAAATCAAGCAACGAATCGCCAAGGCGGTCGAAGGCCTCCCCGACGACCAGCGCGAGGTGTTTCTGATGCGCGAGCTGGCGAATCTCCCCTTCAAGGAGATTGCCGAGATCACGGGGGTTCCCGAAAATACGGTGAAGAGCCGGATGCGCTACGCGCTGGAACGGCTGCAAGACGCACTCAGCGAGTACGAGGAGTATGCACGGGCACTTCGATGA